In Xyrauchen texanus isolate HMW12.3.18 chromosome 35, RBS_HiC_50CHRs, whole genome shotgun sequence, one DNA window encodes the following:
- the LOC127628449 gene encoding torsin-1A-like: MNSGNLFLLFFLLPCVTVEAGFFDFFESLFCSCHFDGFKDITIISEKDDLRHFDSKELKKDLRKFLYGQHIAKKTIQNVVSSFMEDSNPNKPLVLSFHGPPGVGKSYVTNIIARNIYKNGKKSKHVHTFKADYLFQHKEMTRTYQTQLREWIHGNVSCFPRSMFIFDKVDQMNPELIDAITPFLEYNHQLDGVSFNNAIFIFISNSEKDAIINLTLDFWKEGRDREEIQMTSSGLETQISQNIYNDKNDGFQHSSLLDHHLIDYFIPFLPLELKHVRQCVLSEMAHLKMNADKDLADKVARDMPFFPPEEKIFAVKGCKSVRQKLYAND, translated from the exons ATGAATTCAGgaaatttgtttttgctttttttcctATTACCTTGTGTAACAGTTGAGGCAGGATTCTTTGACTTTTTTGAAAGTCTTTTTTGTAGTTGTCATTTTGATGGGTTTAAAGATATAACGATTATTTCAGAAAAAGATGATTTACGGCATTTTGATTCTAAAG AACTGAAAAAGGATTTAAGGAAGTTTCTATATGGACAACACATCGCAAAGAAAACTATACAGAATGTTGTGTCCTCCTTTATGGAAGATTCAAATCCAAACAAACCACTAGTGCTCTCTTTCCATGGGCCACCAGGAGTGGGAAAGAGTTATGTCACCAATATCATTGCAaggaatatttataaaaatgggaAGAAGAGCAAACATGTCCACACATTCAAGGCTGATTACTTGTTCCAACACAAGGAAATGACAAGAACTTATCAA ACCCAACTTAGGGAATGGATTCATGGGAATGTGTCATGCTTTCCCCGCTCCATGTTCATATTTGATAAAGTTGATCAAATGAATCCAGAGCTGATCGACGCCATAACGCCCTTTCTGGAATACAATCATCAATTAGACGGGGTGTCATTCAACAATGCAATCTTCATTTTTATCAG tAACTCAGAGAAGGATGCAATCATCAACTTGACTCTGGATTTCTGGAAAGAAGGGAGAGATCGAGAAGAGATACAGATGACCAGCAGTGGACTGGAGACTCAAATCTCTCAAAACATCTACAATGACAAGAATG ATGGATTTCAGCACTCCAGTCTCTTGGATCATCATCTGATTGATTATTTTATTCCTTTCCTACCTCTGGAACTGAAGCATGTGCGTCAGTGTGTCCTGTCTGAAATGGCCCACCTGAAAATGAATGCAGACAAAGATCTGGCTGACAAAGTGGCCAGAGACATGCCTTTCTTTCCTCCAGAGGAGAAAATCTTTGCTGTTAAAGGCTGCAAGTCAGTCAGACAGAAGCTTTATGCTAATGATTAG
- the LOC127628452 gene encoding torsin-1A-like, giving the protein MMNLSCLLIVLCLFSHITLTSGFMEVLAAFVAYAYDAIFQGDGLKTFDPKSLKEDLRRSLYGQHIASEVILKAVSSFMTDSNPNKPLVLSFHGTSGVGKNHVAKIIAKNIYKKGEESTHVSTFISELDFPHNHLTDQNSAKLKEWIHKSVSSFPRSMFIFDEMDKMNPKIIEAIKPYLDYNAHLNGVSYRNAIFIFLSNAGGQVITDLTLDFWRNGKQREEIQLNSKELEMQIVQNVFNAKNCGFWHSSLIDRHLIDHFIPFLPLELKHVRQCVLSEMAHLKMNADKDLADKVAGDMPFFPSGEKIFAVKGCKSVRQKLVLYADD; this is encoded by the exons ATGATGAACTTGTCTTGTTTATTAATcgttttgtgtcttttttctcATATAACATTAACGTCAGGTTTCATGGAAGTTTTAGCTGCTTTTGTAGCTTATGCGTATGACGCAATATTTCAAGGGGATGGTTTAAAGACTTTTGATCCTAAAA GTTTGAAGGAAGATCTCAGACGGTCTCTGTATGGGCAGCACATCGCTTCCGAGGTCATACTAAAAGCTGTATCGTCGTTCATGACTGACAGTAATCCCAATAAACCGCTGGTCCTGTCTTTCCATGGGACATCAGGGGTAGGGAAAAATCATGTTGCTAAAATCATcgcaaaaaacatttacaaaaaaggaGAAGAGAGCACGCATGTTAGCACATTTATTTCTGAGCTTGATTTCCCACACAACCACTTGACGGACCAGAACAGT GCAAAGCTAAAGGAGTGGATTCATAAAAGTGTATCAAGTTTCCCTCGCTCCATGTTCATATTTGATGAAATGGACAAAATGAACCCAAAGATTATTGAAGCCATAAAGCCATATCTGGACTACAACGCCCATCTAAATGGAGTGTCATACCGCAATGCAATCTTTATTTTTCTCAG TAATGCAGGTGGACAAGTGATCACAGACTTGACTTTGGATTTCTGGAGAAATGGCAAACAAAGAGAAGAAATACAGTTAAACAGCAAAGAACTGGAGATGCAGATTGTTCAAAACGTCTTCAATGCTAAAAACT GTGGATTTTGGCACTCTAGTCTCATAGATCGGCATCTGATTGATCATTTTATTCCTTTCCTACCTCTGGAACTGAAGCATGTGCGTCAGTGTGTCCTGTCTGAAATGGCCCACCTGAAAATGAATGCAGACAAAGATCTGGCTGACAAAGTGGCCGGAGACATGCCTTTCTTTCCTTCAGGGGAGAAAATCTTTGCTGTTAAAGGCTGCAAGTCAGTCAGACAGAAGCTGGTGCTTTATGCTGATGATTAG